ACGTCGAAGAACAACCGCTTCAGCAACTGACGGGCATTCGAGACCGTCGCAGGGTCGCCGGGGCGCAAACGCAAATAGATGTCCTTCAGGGCGTCATCCATTGAATGCGTCGGATCTTCCTTAATGCTCTTCAGCATGATTCCGGAATCCCAAGAGACGTCAACGACATCCACATCCTTGAAACCGGCGGCCTTCATCTGGGCCAGAACATTTTCAGACAGAGGCTCATAGCGCCGTGCCAGAACCGTCTGGGAGTCGACATCGATCACATCTTCGCGGAAGACCAGGTTCACCAGTTTTTCAGCAGTACTGGTTTCGCTCATCTTCAGCTTGCGGAAGGTGTAGAACAGTGACAACAGATCGTCATCCGATCCATAGCCCAACGCCCGCAAGAATGTCACCGCCAGGAACTTCCTGCGGCGATGCCGTCGATCCATATAGATCCACAGCAGATCGGAAGCATCAAACTGTACTTCAACCCATGACCCGCGATCCGGGATGATGCGGAAGGAGTACAGCATGTTGCCACTGGAGTGAACCGACTGCTCAAAACAGATGCCTGGAGAACGATGCAACTGGCTGACGATCACCCGCTCGGCCCCGTTGATAACGAACGCTCCCTGCTTAGTCATAAGCGGGATTTCGCCCATATAAACGGTCTCTTCGCGGATTTCCTCGCCATCCTTCAACCGGAACGTGACATGCAGCGTCCCCGCGAAAGTCTGACCCTCGCGTAACGTTTCGTAGGGGTCGGCCTTGGGTAAGGAAAACTCATACTTCACGAAATCGAGTGCGTAACGCCCATCATAACTTTCAATGGGAAAGACTTCCTTGAATACCACCTGCAGCCCCATGGGCTTACGTGCGCCAGGGGCAATGTCAAGTTGAAGGAAATCCTTATACGACGCCGTCTGAATTTCGATCAGATTAGGCGGCTCGATTACCTCAACCAGTTTTCCAAAGTTCGTTCTCTCAACCATAGCCAGCACCTGTTGCACCGGGTTTCCAGCACACCAACACCGCGGTCACACGACCGCCCGTCGTAACACACCACCCAGAAATCAGGTTACTTGACTTCGACGGTCGCGCCAGCCTTCTCCAAGGCTTCCTTGATCTTGGCGGCCTCGTCCTTGGAAATGCCTTCCTTGACGGTCTTCGGTGCGCCTTCGACCAGATCCTTGGATTCCTTCAGGCCGAGCCCGGTGATGCCACGGATTTCCTTGATGACGCCAATCTTGTTGCTACCGGCCGCGGCCAGGATCACATTGAATTCCGTCTTCTCCGCTGCCGCTGCCGCCGGAGCGCCCGCAGGAGCTGCCGCCATCATTCCCATCGGGGCTGACGCCGTCACAC
The DNA window shown above is from bacterium and carries:
- the rplL gene encoding 50S ribosomal protein L7/L12 — its product is MSEEIKLDAKMEEIVKAVENMTVLELSQLVKGLEQRLGVTASAPMGMMAAAPAGAPAAAAAEKTEFNVILAAAGSNKIGVIKEIRGITGLGLKESKDLVEGAPKTVKEGISKDEAAKIKEALEKAGATVEVK